Proteins encoded together in one Aminipila butyrica window:
- a CDS encoding sensor histidine kinase, with protein sequence MPDTIENLCKTYTNLTDEEIELIKKIEVGLQTMANLADADFFIDCLTTDDATAIVVAEAKPQNVPSSYKKTVVGLLAEPQNEPAVARTFKLGLPTKQMKAVTQEQAHVIQTVEPIWFEGRVIGVLIEEKHADENDEMRDRIRFSNQSYEKIASMLTRLTDESLWLAECIDEALILVDMDGYVSYRNKIAYDLYSRLGYTTDILGRAYRVVALHGSNLEWFDQDANYSGIEVNTSDLTLMVKQIALKNNNVDFAVMIQDITTLREKEKEIILKSVAVKEIHHRVKNSLQMIASLLRLQGRRAKNPGAKKVLEESMSRVLAIASTHELLAKVGVDQVNLREVLENIKDSTLRYFLEPSMDVTVAIKGDGFQVDSEISTSVALVVSELLHNSLQYAFDDGREKGEIIIKIEKRGIYSHISVSDNGKGFDINTIREDSLGLSIVFSIVKDKLKGTIHVRSSDLGTCIAFDFKDKITNTIDNVT encoded by the coding sequence ATGCCGGATACTATTGAAAACTTATGTAAGACGTACACCAATCTGACAGATGAAGAAATTGAGCTGATCAAGAAAATAGAGGTCGGCCTCCAGACCATGGCCAACCTAGCAGATGCGGATTTTTTCATAGATTGTCTCACAACTGACGATGCCACGGCCATTGTTGTGGCGGAGGCTAAGCCGCAAAATGTCCCTTCCTCGTACAAGAAGACGGTGGTGGGATTGTTGGCAGAGCCGCAAAATGAGCCTGCGGTAGCCAGAACCTTTAAGCTGGGGCTGCCGACCAAACAGATGAAGGCGGTTACACAGGAGCAGGCCCACGTGATTCAGACTGTAGAACCTATCTGGTTTGAAGGTCGGGTGATCGGCGTACTCATCGAAGAAAAACATGCCGATGAAAACGATGAAATGCGGGATCGAATTCGTTTCAGCAATCAGAGTTATGAAAAGATTGCCAGCATGTTAACTCGGCTTACAGATGAAAGCCTATGGCTGGCGGAATGTATTGACGAAGCTTTAATCCTAGTGGATATGGACGGCTACGTCAGCTATCGGAATAAGATTGCCTACGACTTGTATTCAAGATTAGGTTATACCACGGATATCCTAGGACGAGCTTATCGGGTTGTTGCGCTACACGGCTCTAATCTGGAGTGGTTTGACCAGGATGCAAATTATTCTGGTATCGAAGTCAACACGTCAGATTTGACCTTAATGGTAAAACAGATAGCTCTTAAGAACAATAATGTAGATTTCGCCGTCATGATACAGGACATTACCACCCTTCGAGAGAAGGAAAAGGAAATCATCTTAAAATCGGTGGCTGTCAAAGAGATTCATCACCGAGTAAAGAACAGTTTACAGATGATTGCTAGCCTGCTTCGCTTACAGGGACGACGGGCAAAGAACCCAGGGGCTAAAAAGGTCCTGGAGGAGAGCATGAGTCGGGTCTTGGCTATCGCCAGCACCCATGAACTGCTGGCTAAGGTAGGGGTAGATCAAGTCAATCTTCGAGAGGTGCTGGAAAACATTAAAGACAGTACGCTGAGGTACTTTCTGGAGCCTTCCATGGATGTGACTGTGGCTATAAAAGGAGACGGATTTCAAGTGGATTCGGAGATTTCCACCTCGGTGGCACTAGTGGTCAGCGAGTTGCTGCACAACTCCTTGCAGTACGCCTTTGATGATGGGCGGGAAAAAGGAGAAATCATCATCAAGATTGAGAAAAGAGGGATTTATTCCCACATTTCAGTTTCCGATAATGGCAAGGGATTTGACATTAATACCATAAGAGAAGACAGTTTGGGATTGAGCATTGTTTTTTCCATCGTAAAAGATAAGTTGAAAGGCACCATTCATGTACGGTCCAGCGATTTAGGGACTTGCATCGCCTTTGATTTTAAAGATAAAATAACCAATACAATCGATAATGTGACGTAA
- a CDS encoding ANTAR domain-containing response regulator, with translation MKEKGRKDIRIVIAEDEPITRMDLKEMLLDAGYSVAGEATEGFDAIEMCKRINPDVVILDIKMPLLDGLSAAKVITEERTAGTVILLTAYSDEEFISRAAKIGASGYIVKPIDERALVPNIEIALARSREVYQIRQQCEAITERLENRTIIEKAKGQLMVSMRMTENEAYEYIKNLSKEKKVSMKRIAEIILA, from the coding sequence ATGAAGGAAAAGGGAAGAAAAGATATTCGGATTGTCATCGCTGAAGATGAGCCGATCACGAGGATGGATTTGAAGGAGATGCTGTTGGATGCCGGATACAGTGTGGCAGGAGAAGCGACGGAAGGATTTGATGCCATTGAGATGTGCAAAAGAATTAATCCGGATGTAGTCATACTGGACATCAAGATGCCTTTGCTGGATGGCCTGTCAGCAGCCAAAGTTATCACCGAGGAACGGACGGCAGGAACGGTGATTCTGCTCACCGCTTACAGCGATGAAGAGTTTATCAGCCGAGCTGCTAAGATTGGCGCTTCTGGTTATATCGTGAAGCCCATCGATGAAAGAGCATTAGTACCCAATATTGAGATTGCTTTAGCTAGAAGCCGGGAAGTATATCAGATTAGGCAGCAATGTGAAGCTATTACAGAGCGTTTGGAAAATCGTACTATCATTGAAAAGGCCAAAGGCCAGTTGATGGTATCCATGCGAATGACAGAAAACGAAGCTTACGAGTATATAAAAAATCTGAGCAAGGAAAAAAAGGTCTCCATGAAGCGCATTGCAGAGATTATATTAGCCTAA
- a CDS encoding BMC domain-containing protein, translated as MEDNKQRIIQEFVPGKQVTLAHVIANPIKDLYPKLGMIQNEGAIGILTITPSEGAMIAADVASKAANISIGFVDRFNGSLVILGDVSAVEAGIRDVMSMLCDKMGFARAEISRS; from the coding sequence TTGGAGGACAACAAACAACGTATTATCCAGGAATTTGTTCCTGGCAAACAGGTCACGCTGGCTCATGTCATTGCCAATCCCATCAAGGATTTGTATCCGAAGCTGGGAATGATTCAAAATGAAGGGGCCATTGGCATATTAACTATTACTCCAAGTGAAGGCGCCATGATTGCAGCGGATGTTGCATCGAAGGCCGCCAATATTTCAATCGGGTTTGTGGATCGTTTCAATGGATCGCTGGTCATCCTGGGGGATGTGTCTGCTGTAGAGGCGGGCATCCGGGACGTGATGAGCATGCTCTGTGATAAAATGGGGTTTGCTCGGGCGGAGATTAGTCGATCATAA
- a CDS encoding EutP/PduV family microcompartment system protein has product MEDRKQRIILVGRSQAGKTTLTQYMTDQQLSYHKTQTVQVVEGQFIDTPGEYMEQRGFYGALSVTAADVDIIALVQSAVDESTMFAPNFGSMFFGKPVMGIVTKIDEASPEQVRRADLYLEQAGASTRFWVSSMTGEGMDQLKDWLREK; this is encoded by the coding sequence ATGGAAGACAGAAAGCAACGAATCATACTGGTTGGCCGATCTCAGGCGGGAAAGACCACCTTAACGCAATATATGACCGATCAGCAGTTGAGTTATCACAAAACCCAAACCGTACAGGTGGTAGAGGGTCAGTTTATCGATACGCCAGGGGAATATATGGAACAGCGGGGCTTTTACGGAGCATTATCTGTGACGGCTGCCGATGTAGATATTATCGCTTTGGTGCAGTCGGCAGTAGATGAGAGCACCATGTTTGCACCTAATTTTGGGAGCATGTTCTTCGGCAAACCTGTGATGGGAATTGTTACCAAAATTGACGAAGCCAGCCCCGAGCAGGTTCGGCGGGCAGACTTATATCTGGAACAGGCGGGAGCATCTACCCGTTTTTGGGTGAGCAGCATGACCGGAGAAGGAATGGATCAGCTAAAGGATTGGTTGAGGGAAAAATAG
- a CDS encoding NADPH-dependent FMN reductase, whose amino-acid sequence MEKVKILAIVGSLRKESFNRQLALAAQAALGQQAELEILDFADVPMMNQDIEFPAPEAVSRVREKVKAADGIWFFTPEYNHYFSGVLKNLIDWLSRPISQSEPQVLAGKPAAISGISLGMSGTAIAQDHLVTLISFLNMQVMNMPRLTVPSAMQQLDEQGKLALTSSKPFLEAQAEAFVSFVQAKK is encoded by the coding sequence ATGGAAAAAGTAAAAATTTTAGCTATTGTTGGATCTCTTAGAAAAGAGTCTTTCAATCGGCAGTTGGCCTTGGCAGCTCAGGCAGCGCTAGGTCAGCAGGCAGAGTTAGAAATCTTGGATTTTGCTGATGTGCCTATGATGAATCAGGACATTGAGTTTCCTGCACCTGAGGCAGTGAGCAGAGTTCGTGAAAAGGTTAAGGCCGCAGATGGTATCTGGTTCTTTACACCGGAATACAATCATTATTTTTCAGGTGTGCTGAAAAACCTTATTGACTGGTTGTCCAGACCAATCAGTCAGAGTGAGCCTCAGGTGCTGGCTGGAAAACCGGCAGCGATCAGCGGTATTTCTCTGGGCATGTCCGGCACCGCTATTGCGCAGGATCATCTGGTGACGCTCATCAGCTTCTTAAATATGCAGGTGATGAACATGCCAAGGTTGACGGTTCCTAGTGCTATGCAGCAGCTGGACGAGCAGGGCAAGCTGGCCCTTACCTCCAGTAAACCGTTTTTAGAAGCACAGGCAGAAGCTTTTGTGTCTTTTGTCCAAGCTAAAAAATAA